The following coding sequences lie in one Mesorhizobium sp. NZP2298 genomic window:
- a CDS encoding GNAT family N-acetyltransferase yields the protein MPLSIDRISIAFNRWDEVLSLIMRAFAFMDGVIDPPSSAHLLTVDTLRDKAGRETGLVALDGARIVGCVFALERADDFYVGKLAVDPDRQGQGIGRRLMRAVEQFALDHGKAALELQTRIELTSNHAAFARLGFHETERTAHDGYARPTSITMRKALS from the coding sequence ATGCCCCTTTCCATCGACCGCATTTCGATCGCCTTCAATCGTTGGGACGAGGTGCTTTCCCTGATCATGCGTGCCTTCGCCTTCATGGACGGCGTTATCGACCCGCCGTCCTCTGCTCACCTGCTCACCGTAGACACACTGCGCGACAAGGCCGGGCGGGAGACCGGTTTGGTGGCCCTCGACGGCGCCAGGATCGTCGGCTGCGTCTTTGCTCTTGAAAGGGCAGATGATTTCTACGTCGGCAAGCTCGCCGTCGACCCGGACCGCCAGGGGCAAGGCATTGGCCGGCGGCTGATGCGGGCGGTCGAACAGTTCGCGCTCGACCACGGCAAGGCGGCGCTGGAGTTACAGACACGGATCGAGCTCACCTCCAACCATGCCGCCTTTGCCCGCCTCGGCTTTCACGAGACCGAACGGACGGCGCATGACGGCTACGCCAGGCCGACCTCGATCACCATGCGCAAGGCTCTTTCGTAA
- the fabA gene encoding 3-hydroxyacyl-[acyl-carrier-protein] dehydratase FabA codes for MADKSSYDYEELLACARGELFGEGNAQLPYPPMLMFDRITEISETGGAFDKGFIRAEFDIKPDLWFFACHFIGNPIMPGCLGLDALWQLTGFYLGWLGEPGKGMALSTGEVKFKGMVTPSVKKVEYGVDFKRVMRGRLVLGIADGWMKADGEPIYAATDLKVGLSKQSAVA; via the coding sequence ATGGCGGATAAATCCAGCTACGACTACGAAGAATTGCTGGCCTGCGCCCGCGGCGAACTGTTCGGTGAGGGCAATGCCCAGTTGCCCTACCCGCCCATGCTGATGTTCGACCGCATCACCGAAATCAGCGAGACGGGCGGCGCCTTCGACAAGGGCTTCATCCGCGCCGAGTTCGACATCAAGCCGGACCTGTGGTTCTTTGCCTGCCATTTCATCGGCAATCCGATCATGCCAGGATGTCTCGGCCTCGACGCCTTGTGGCAGTTGACCGGCTTCTATCTCGGCTGGCTCGGCGAACCCGGCAAGGGAATGGCGCTGTCGACCGGTGAGGTCAAGTTCAAGGGCATGGTCACCCCATCGGTCAAAAAGGTCGAGTATGGCGTGGATTTCAAGCGCGTGATGCGTGGCCGACTGGTACTCGGCATCGCCGATGGCTGGATGAAGGCGGATGGCGAGCCCATATATGCGGCTACCGACCTGAAGGTCGGTCTGTCCAAGCAGTCGGCGGTCGCTTGA
- a CDS encoding class I SAM-dependent methyltransferase — translation MPAEALKTLFHPFEAEAIALPGKGERILFLGAEPGLRSPPGFEASLHLVQGFRPHFRALQAAGFTVTPQPVGDGFDAALVLAGRHRGQNELRIAEALERVVPGGLVIIAGGKDEGVASLRKRVDEFVSLDGHMPKYHGIAFWLRRPADMRAAAAFRAANPTLLVEDRFRTAPGMFSFDRVDAGSKLLVDNLPGDLRGNAADFCAGWGYVAAEMAARSPGLSALDLYEADFDALEAAKGNLGSTVAQGFFWTDLLAEPVERRYDVIAMNPPFHRSRAAEPEIGAGMIRAAAKALKPGGRLVMVANRQLPYEPVLSAAFASHAELARDGMFKVFVARR, via the coding sequence ATGCCCGCTGAAGCGCTGAAGACGCTTTTCCATCCGTTCGAGGCCGAGGCTATTGCCTTGCCGGGAAAGGGCGAGCGCATCCTCTTCCTCGGCGCCGAGCCCGGCCTGCGCTCACCACCTGGCTTCGAGGCCTCGCTGCATCTCGTACAGGGCTTCCGGCCGCATTTCCGCGCGTTGCAGGCGGCGGGTTTCACGGTCACGCCGCAACCGGTGGGTGACGGTTTTGATGCCGCCCTGGTGCTCGCTGGCCGCCATCGCGGCCAGAACGAACTGCGTATCGCCGAGGCTCTCGAGCGCGTGGTGCCGGGCGGACTGGTCATCATCGCCGGCGGCAAGGACGAGGGGGTTGCCAGCCTGCGCAAGCGCGTCGACGAGTTCGTGTCCCTCGACGGGCATATGCCGAAATATCACGGCATTGCCTTCTGGCTGCGCCGTCCGGCGGATATGCGAGCTGCCGCGGCGTTTCGGGCCGCCAACCCCACCTTGCTGGTCGAGGACCGGTTCCGCACCGCACCCGGCATGTTTTCCTTCGATCGCGTCGATGCGGGTTCGAAACTGCTGGTCGACAATTTGCCCGGCGATCTGCGTGGCAATGCGGCCGATTTCTGCGCCGGCTGGGGCTATGTGGCGGCTGAAATGGCTGCCCGTTCGCCGGGCTTGTCGGCGCTCGACCTTTACGAGGCGGATTTCGATGCCCTGGAGGCTGCCAAGGGAAACCTCGGCAGCACCGTGGCGCAAGGCTTCTTTTGGACGGATCTGCTCGCCGAGCCTGTCGAGCGCCGCTATGACGTCATCGCCATGAACCCGCCCTTTCATCGCAGCCGTGCGGCGGAGCCGGAGATCGGTGCCGGCATGATCCGCGCGGCAGCCAAGGCGCTCAAGCCCGGCGGCAGGCTGGTCATGGTCGCCAACCGCCAGCTTCCATACGAGCCGGTGCTGTCGGCCGCCTTTGCCAGCCACGCCGAGCTTGCCCGCGACGGCATGTTCAAGGTGTTTGTCGCGCGTCGCTGA
- the fabI gene encoding enoyl-ACP reductase FabI, producing MDGLMKGKRGLVMGVANDHSIAWGIAQKLSEHGAELAFTYQGEAFGRRVKPLADRLGASLVVPCDVEDSASVTATFETLGNAWGGLDFVVHAIGFSDKNELKGLYADTSRDNFVRTMVISCYSFTEVARNAAPLMTQGGSMITLTYAGSVRVMPNYNVMGVAKAGLEASVRYLANDYGPRGIRVNGISAGPVRTLAGAGISDARHMFSYQQRNSPLRRTVTIDEVGGSALYLLSDLASGVTGEIHYVDSGYHIVSMPTLDELKQTDG from the coding sequence ATGGACGGATTGATGAAGGGCAAGCGCGGGCTTGTCATGGGTGTCGCCAACGATCATTCGATCGCCTGGGGCATCGCTCAGAAATTGTCCGAACATGGGGCGGAGCTCGCCTTCACCTACCAGGGCGAGGCCTTCGGCCGCCGGGTCAAGCCGCTCGCCGACAGGCTGGGCGCGTCGCTGGTCGTTCCCTGCGATGTCGAGGACAGCGCTTCGGTCACCGCCACGTTCGAGACGCTTGGCAATGCCTGGGGCGGGCTGGATTTCGTCGTCCATGCCATCGGCTTTTCCGACAAGAATGAGCTGAAGGGCCTTTACGCCGACACCAGCCGCGACAACTTCGTCCGCACCATGGTGATCTCCTGCTATTCCTTCACCGAAGTCGCCCGCAATGCCGCGCCATTGATGACGCAGGGCGGCTCGATGATCACGCTGACCTATGCCGGTTCGGTCCGCGTCATGCCGAACTACAATGTCATGGGCGTCGCCAAGGCCGGCCTCGAGGCCAGCGTGCGTTATCTCGCCAATGACTATGGTCCGCGCGGCATCCGGGTGAACGGCATCTCGGCGGGGCCGGTGCGCACGCTCGCCGGCGCCGGCATTTCGGACGCCCGCCACATGTTCTCCTACCAGCAGCGCAACTCGCCGCTGCGCCGTACCGTGACCATCGACGAGGTCGGCGGCTCGGCGCTTTATTTGCTGTCCGACCTGGCTTCCGGGGTCACCGGTGAAATCCACTATGTCGATTCCGGCTATCACATCGTATCGATGCCGACGCTCGATGAGTTGAAGCAGACGGATGGCTAA
- a CDS encoding putative bifunctional diguanylate cyclase/phosphodiesterase, which yields MPAVSNPKRTPVFRLLTIASSGIGSFVLGIWGLKHGLGAEFAGISVDMMVAIMAALCALAASVAAMSFFAGVDESADFVFNETHFDKLTGLLARPAMVGKIAEAACVTSRTGEPVFLIDIDIDRFKQVNDAIGYSQGDELIRAFTKRLQDSVPARALIGRIGAGEFAILLPDHQIQGTMEGMIERLIDEMMEPYELSSHQQSVSLSVGIVAMPKDGVDPVLILRRSNLALQHARASGVGNWSVFDSEMGRVADYRQWVESELHTAFERGDFDLHYQPQLDLPSGRIVGYEALIRWNHPERGMIPPMEFIQIAEETGMINPIGEWVLRKACNDARHLPDDCFVAVNISPVQFMTKDFVGIVRDTMRATGIKPSRLELEVTETAMMQDRDRAAAILKELAEMGISVAVDDFGTGYSNLSYLIDFSFGKLKIDRSFVSRIDTDSSSGAVVSTIVGLSRALGVSIIAEGVETESQATLLRAAGCEVVQGYLFGRPAPLKISLGGGQATEEVRRVANLH from the coding sequence ATGCCTGCCGTCAGCAACCCGAAGCGAACACCGGTGTTCCGACTGCTCACGATAGCGAGTTCGGGGATTGGCAGTTTCGTCCTCGGCATCTGGGGTCTGAAGCACGGTCTCGGCGCTGAGTTTGCCGGCATATCGGTGGACATGATGGTCGCGATCATGGCTGCGCTTTGCGCGCTCGCGGCATCGGTGGCGGCAATGTCCTTCTTCGCCGGCGTCGATGAATCGGCGGATTTCGTTTTCAACGAAACCCATTTCGACAAGCTGACGGGACTTCTGGCGCGACCGGCGATGGTCGGCAAGATCGCCGAGGCGGCATGCGTGACAAGCCGGACCGGGGAACCGGTGTTCCTGATCGACATCGACATCGACCGGTTCAAGCAGGTCAACGATGCGATTGGCTATAGCCAGGGCGACGAGTTGATCCGCGCCTTCACCAAGCGGCTGCAAGACAGCGTGCCCGCACGCGCCCTGATCGGGCGCATCGGGGCCGGGGAGTTCGCAATATTGCTACCGGATCACCAGATCCAAGGGACGATGGAGGGCATGATCGAGCGGCTCATCGACGAGATGATGGAGCCCTATGAACTCAGCAGCCATCAGCAATCGGTGAGCCTGTCCGTGGGCATCGTGGCCATGCCCAAGGATGGCGTCGATCCGGTCCTTATCCTGCGCCGGTCCAACCTGGCGCTGCAGCATGCGCGCGCCAGCGGCGTCGGCAACTGGTCGGTATTCGACAGCGAGATGGGACGAGTCGCCGATTATCGCCAATGGGTGGAATCCGAGCTGCACACGGCTTTCGAACGTGGCGATTTCGACCTCCACTATCAGCCACAGCTCGACCTGCCGAGCGGCCGCATCGTCGGCTATGAAGCGTTGATCCGCTGGAACCATCCTGAACGAGGCATGATCCCGCCCATGGAGTTCATCCAGATCGCCGAGGAAACCGGAATGATCAACCCGATCGGCGAATGGGTCCTGCGCAAAGCCTGCAACGACGCCCGACATTTGCCAGACGACTGTTTCGTCGCGGTCAACATTTCGCCGGTCCAGTTCATGACCAAGGATTTCGTCGGCATCGTGCGCGACACGATGCGGGCCACCGGCATCAAACCGTCGCGGCTGGAGCTGGAGGTCACCGAGACGGCGATGATGCAGGATCGCGATCGCGCTGCCGCCATCCTGAAAGAGCTTGCCGAAATGGGCATCTCCGTTGCCGTCGATGATTTCGGCACCGGCTATTCGAACCTCAGCTATCTGATCGATTTCTCGTTCGGCAAGCTGAAGATCGACCGCTCCTTCGTCAGCCGCATCGATACCGATTCCAGCTCCGGCGCCGTCGTCTCGACCATTGTCGGGCTTTCGCGTGCGCTTGGCGTCAGCATCATTGCCGAAGGCGTCGAGACCGAGAGCCAGGCAACGCTGCTGCGGGCGGCCGGCTGCGAGGTGGTGCAAGGTTACCTGTTCGGCCGGCCGGCGCCACTCAAGATCAGCCTTGGTGGCGGGCAAGCCACGGAAGAGGTCCGACGCGTCGCCAATCTGCACTGA
- the irrA gene encoding iron response transcriptional regulator IrrA encodes MDRGCRKENVAVDKRVREAGLRPTRQRIALADLLFAKGDRHLSAEELHEEALAAGVPVSLATVYNALHQFTQAGLLRILAVEGAKTYFDTNTSDHHHFYIEGENRIFDIASGPVTVTNLPDPPEGMEIANVDIVVRLRPKRQE; translated from the coding sequence ATGGACCGGGGCTGCCGGAAGGAAAATGTCGCTGTGGACAAGCGGGTGCGTGAAGCCGGCCTGAGGCCGACGCGCCAGCGTATTGCGCTGGCCGACCTGCTTTTTGCCAAGGGCGACCGCCATTTGTCGGCCGAGGAGTTGCACGAGGAAGCGCTGGCCGCCGGCGTGCCGGTGTCGCTGGCCACGGTGTACAACGCGCTCCACCAGTTCACCCAGGCGGGACTGCTGCGAATCCTGGCCGTCGAGGGCGCCAAGACCTATTTCGACACCAACACCTCGGACCACCACCATTTCTACATCGAAGGCGAGAACCGGATTTTCGACATTGCCAGCGGCCCTGTGACGGTCACCAACCTGCCGGACCCGCCCGAGGGCATGGAAATCGCCAATGTCGATATCGTGGTGAGATTGCGCCCCAAGCGCCAGGAATGA
- a CDS encoding 2-hydroxyacid dehydrogenase: protein MPGKKKPLVVITRKLPDPVETRMRELFDARLNVEDRPMTQPELVAAVKEADVLVPTVTDQIDAALIAQAGDNLKLIANFGNGVDKIDVAAAAKKGITVTNTPNVLTEDTADMTMALLLAVPRRLAEGANVLTGDKKWAGWSPTWMLGRRIWGKRLGIVGMGRIGTAVARRAKAFGLSIHYHNRHRVLPAVEDGLEATYWESLDQMLARMDIISVNCPSTPATFHLLSARRLALLQPTAYVVNTARGDIIDEEALVKLIQDGKIAGAGLDVYEHEPALNAKLLKLAARNKVVLLPHMGSATLEGRIDMGEKVIINIRAFVDGHRPPDRVLPLRT from the coding sequence ATGCCAGGCAAAAAGAAGCCTCTCGTGGTCATCACGCGAAAGCTCCCCGACCCGGTCGAGACCCGCATGCGCGAGCTGTTCGACGCGAGGCTGAATGTCGAGGACAGGCCGATGACGCAGCCGGAACTGGTTGCCGCCGTCAAGGAGGCCGACGTGCTGGTGCCGACGGTGACCGACCAGATCGACGCGGCGCTGATCGCCCAGGCTGGCGACAACCTCAAGCTCATCGCCAATTTCGGCAACGGCGTCGACAAGATCGACGTGGCTGCGGCGGCCAAGAAGGGCATCACCGTCACCAATACGCCCAATGTACTCACCGAAGATACCGCCGACATGACCATGGCGCTGCTGCTGGCGGTGCCGCGCCGGCTCGCGGAAGGCGCCAATGTGCTCACCGGCGACAAGAAATGGGCGGGCTGGTCGCCGACCTGGATGCTTGGCCGGCGCATCTGGGGCAAGCGGCTCGGTATTGTCGGCATGGGGCGCATCGGCACGGCCGTCGCTCGGCGCGCCAAGGCCTTCGGCCTCTCCATCCACTACCACAACCGCCATCGCGTCCTGCCGGCTGTCGAGGACGGGCTTGAGGCGACCTATTGGGAAAGCCTCGACCAGATGCTGGCCCGCATGGACATCATCTCGGTCAATTGTCCGTCGACGCCGGCGACTTTCCATCTTCTGTCGGCACGGCGCTTGGCTCTGCTGCAGCCCACGGCCTATGTCGTGAACACCGCGCGCGGCGACATCATCGACGAGGAAGCGCTGGTCAAGCTGATCCAGGACGGCAAGATCGCCGGGGCCGGCCTCGACGTCTACGAGCACGAGCCGGCGCTCAACGCCAAGCTGCTCAAGCTCGCCGCCAGGAACAAGGTCGTGCTTCTGCCGCATATGGGCTCGGCGACGCTCGAAGGCCGCATCGACATGGGCGAGAAGGTCATCATCAATATCCGGGCATTCGTCGATGGCCACCGCCCGCCGGACCGCGTGCTGCCGCTCAGGACCTGA
- a CDS encoding SH3 domain-containing protein encodes MSGFASLRLTLSAAFLGALLYSPLAAAQSAAAPAQSAVTLGPSGLPLPRFVSLKSGRVNSRVGPGANYSVDWMYMKAGLPMEIIQEFDTWRRVRDADGSEGWINQSLLSGRRTAIIAPWQRGKGAQINLLRSPDKDASVVAIIEPGVMGTIKSCDGQWCEMTLDGHTGWLAQAAVWGAYPGERVKD; translated from the coding sequence GTGTCTGGTTTCGCGTCGCTTCGCCTGACCCTCAGCGCAGCATTTCTCGGCGCTCTCCTCTATTCCCCGCTCGCCGCGGCGCAGAGCGCGGCCGCACCAGCCCAGAGCGCCGTCACGCTCGGGCCGAGCGGCCTGCCATTGCCGCGATTCGTCAGCCTGAAATCCGGACGCGTCAACTCGCGCGTCGGCCCCGGCGCCAATTATTCGGTCGACTGGATGTATATGAAGGCAGGGCTGCCGATGGAGATCATCCAGGAGTTCGATACGTGGCGCCGCGTGCGCGATGCCGACGGTTCGGAAGGCTGGATCAACCAGTCGCTGCTGTCAGGCCGGCGCACCGCGATCATCGCGCCCTGGCAGCGCGGCAAGGGCGCCCAGATCAATCTTCTGCGCAGCCCCGACAAGGATGCCAGCGTGGTGGCGATCATCGAGCCGGGCGTCATGGGCACGATCAAGTCCTGCGACGGCCAATGGTGCGAAATGACGCTCGACGGCCATACTGGCTGGCTCGCCCAGGCGGCGGTCTGGGGCGCCTATCCCGGCGAGCGGGTCAAGGACTGA
- the fabB gene encoding beta-ketoacyl-ACP synthase I translates to MRRVVVTGLGIVSSIGNNANEVQTSLHDARSGISFSDSFAEHGFRCQVWGAPTLDPSAMIDRRAMRFLSQGAAWNHVAMDQAIADAALSESDVTNERTGIVMGSGGPSTRTIVEAAETTLKNGSPKRIGPFAVPKAMSSTASATLATWFKIHGVNYSISSACSTSAHCIGNGYELIQWGKQDIVFAGGHEDLDWTMSDLFDAMGAMSSKFNDKASAASRAYDVNRDGFVIAGGAGVLVLEELEHAKARGAKIYAEIVGYGATSDGYDMVAPSGEGAVRCMRQALATVSTPIDYINTHGTSTPVGDSKEMGAIREVFGEKMPFITSTKSLTGHSLGAAGVQESIYSILMMQGGFIGESAHIETLDPEFEGMPIVRKRIDNAKIDTVLSNSFGFGGTNATLVFQRYSA, encoded by the coding sequence ATGAGACGTGTCGTAGTCACAGGCCTCGGCATCGTGTCGTCGATCGGCAACAATGCCAACGAGGTGCAGACCTCGCTGCATGACGCCAGATCCGGCATCAGCTTTTCCGATTCCTTCGCCGAACATGGCTTCCGCTGCCAGGTCTGGGGCGCACCTACACTCGACCCGTCCGCCATGATCGATCGTCGCGCGATGCGCTTCCTGAGCCAAGGTGCGGCCTGGAACCACGTCGCCATGGATCAGGCGATCGCGGATGCCGCCTTGAGCGAAAGCGACGTCACCAACGAGCGCACCGGCATCGTCATGGGCTCGGGCGGCCCCTCCACCCGTACCATTGTCGAGGCGGCCGAAACCACGCTCAAGAATGGTAGCCCCAAGCGCATCGGCCCGTTCGCGGTGCCAAAGGCGATGTCGTCGACCGCGTCGGCGACGCTGGCCACATGGTTCAAGATCCACGGCGTCAACTATTCGATCTCATCGGCCTGCTCGACCTCGGCGCATTGCATCGGCAATGGCTACGAACTGATCCAGTGGGGCAAGCAGGATATCGTCTTTGCCGGCGGCCACGAGGATCTCGACTGGACCATGTCGGACCTGTTCGACGCCATGGGCGCCATGTCGTCGAAGTTCAACGACAAGGCATCGGCCGCATCCCGCGCGTATGACGTCAATCGCGACGGTTTCGTCATCGCGGGCGGCGCCGGCGTGCTGGTTCTGGAAGAACTGGAACATGCCAAGGCGCGCGGCGCCAAGATCTATGCCGAGATCGTCGGCTACGGCGCGACCTCGGACGGCTACGACATGGTCGCGCCTTCCGGCGAAGGCGCGGTCCGCTGCATGCGCCAGGCGCTGGCGACGGTTTCCACGCCAATCGATTACATCAACACCCACGGCACCTCGACGCCGGTGGGTGATTCCAAGGAAATGGGCGCCATCCGCGAGGTGTTCGGCGAGAAGATGCCGTTCATCACCTCGACGAAATCGCTGACCGGCCATTCGCTGGGCGCGGCTGGCGTGCAGGAATCCATCTATTCGATCCTGATGATGCAAGGCGGCTTTATCGGCGAGAGCGCCCATATCGAAACGCTCGACCCTGAATTCGAGGGCATGCCGATTGTGCGAAAGCGCATCGACAACGCCAAGATCGACACCGTCCTGTCAAATTCCTTCGGTTTCGGCGGCACCAACGCGACGCTCGTTTTCCAGCGCTATTCCGCATAA